From Lentisphaera araneosa HTCC2155, the proteins below share one genomic window:
- a CDS encoding DUF1559 domain-containing protein, translated as MKSTYNTQKRFTLIELLVVIAIIGILASLLLPSLGSARQKAKTAVCKSNLKQQSIAFSMYNDDWGTYPAPWDKKSSFGGNYNGAARWWTPLGPYIGQADWGYNKPTEVNNNPMAETNILHCNNADIDQMLYGADKNNVYGYGMNLFLADDGTLDWKGLYITYPDPNSIDKPSLTTLSADARTTVLGFSNDLSSSNLNEFYIFDRIRHTNGVNSLFIDGHVSWQRESSAFAKYEAYGNDYWKGNY; from the coding sequence ATGAAGTCTACTTACAATACTCAAAAGCGATTCACCCTCATAGAACTTTTAGTTGTTATAGCAATCATCGGGATCTTAGCATCGCTTTTACTTCCCAGCCTGGGCAGCGCTCGCCAAAAAGCCAAGACCGCAGTCTGTAAATCCAACCTAAAACAACAGTCCATTGCCTTTTCCATGTATAATGATGACTGGGGAACTTACCCCGCACCTTGGGATAAGAAAAGTTCTTTCGGTGGGAACTACAATGGTGCGGCTCGTTGGTGGACACCTCTAGGTCCTTATATAGGCCAAGCAGATTGGGGATATAATAAACCTACTGAAGTTAATAATAACCCAATGGCTGAAACCAATATCTTACACTGTAACAATGCGGATATTGATCAGATGTTGTACGGCGCTGATAAAAATAATGTTTATGGTTACGGTATGAACCTCTTTCTTGCTGACGATGGCACCTTAGATTGGAAAGGACTCTATATCACCTACCCTGATCCAAACTCCATTGACAAGCCTTCTCTTACGACCTTAAGCGCTGATGCACGCACAACTGTTTTGGGCTTTAGTAATGATTTATCAAGTTCTAATTTAAATGAATTTTATATATTTGATCGTATTCGACATACCAATGGTGTGAATAGTTTATTTATCGATGGTCATGTTTCATGGCAAAGAGAATCGAGTGCTTTTGCTAAGTATGAAGCTTATGGTAATGATTATTGGAAAGGAAATTATTAG
- a CDS encoding endo-1,4-beta-xylanase: MLIRTLLLLNLSFCLTASSLKEAFKDKFRIGSAINIQEQLIQNPEKFEALIQKEFNSLVAENAMKWDAINPRKGVYDFKFADALVNFAHKNNMQVVGHVLFWHNQNPDWLFKDDQGETVSKDELLKRMRFHITTLHKRYGNKIQSWDVVNEAIIF; this comes from the coding sequence ATGCTTATACGTACTCTATTACTTTTAAATTTAAGTTTTTGTTTAACCGCAAGTTCCCTCAAAGAAGCTTTTAAAGATAAATTTCGTATCGGAAGTGCCATAAATATCCAAGAACAACTCATCCAAAATCCAGAAAAATTTGAAGCTCTTATCCAAAAAGAATTCAATAGCCTAGTTGCCGAAAATGCCATGAAGTGGGATGCTATCAATCCTCGAAAAGGCGTCTATGATTTTAAGTTCGCCGATGCCCTCGTGAATTTTGCTCACAAAAATAACATGCAAGTCGTGGGACATGTCTTGTTTTGGCATAATCAGAATCCCGATTGGTTATTTAAAGATGATCAGGGTGAAACTGTAAGCAAGGATGAATTGCTCAAACGCATGCGTTTTCATATCACCACATTACACAAGCGTTATGGCAATAAAATTCAATCATGGGACGTGGTTAATGAGGCCATTATTTTTTAA